In one Oryzias latipes chromosome 13, ASM223467v1 genomic region, the following are encoded:
- the LOC101159933 gene encoding claudin-4 has product MVSAGFQMLGIGLGVIGWIGAIVTCILPQWKVSAFVGNNIVTAQTTWEGIWMSCMVQSTGQMQCKVYDSMLALGTDIKVSRALIIISILLGIFGLLLSIAGGKCTNCVEDVNAKVKVSVTAGVIFIIAGFLCLVPVSYTANTIVQDFYNPMVNMNKMELGPSLFIGWGSAALLILGGALLCSNCPPKSPMSKGYV; this is encoded by the coding sequence ATGGTATCTGCTGGATTTCAGATGTTGGGCATCGGCCTGGGCGTCATCGGCTGGATCGGGGCCATTGTGACCTGCATCCTGCCTCAGTGGAAGGTCTCAGCCTTCGTCGGTAATAACATCGTCACAGCTCAGACGACATGGGAGGGGATCTGGATGAGCTGCATGGTCCAGAGCACAGGCCAGATGCAGTGCAAGGTCTACGACTCCATGCTGGCTCTGGGCACGGACATAAAGGTGTCCCGCGCCCTCATCATCATCTCCATACTGTTGGGCATCTTCGGCCTGCTGCTGTCCATCGCCGGGGGCAAGTGCACCAACTGTGTGGAAGATGTGAATGCCAAAGTCAAGGTCAGCGTCACAGCTGGCGTTATCTTCATCATTGCTGGCTTTCTGTGCCTCGTCCCCGTCAGCTACACCGCCAACACCATCGTCCAGGATTTCTACAACCCTATGGTTAACATGAACAAGATGGAGCTGGGACCCTCCCTCTTCATCGGCTGGGGGTCGGCTGCCCTGCTCATTCTGGGAGGCGCACTTCTCTGCTCCAACTGCCCCCCCAAAAGCCCTATGAGCAAAGGttacgtgtga